A single region of the Sphingomonas sp. HMP9 genome encodes:
- a CDS encoding tyrosine-type recombinase/integrase — translation MNQLVALPSPAFVLPTLVAAAGDRAQLRFVEFFAVTIRNPHTRRAYARAAVEFLAWCEVRGVASMAEVQPLHVAAWIEQLGREVSAPTVKQRLAGVRHLFDWLVTGQVIPTNPAASVRGPAHSVRRGKTPVLAPDEARRLLDAIDVATPGGLRDRALIGLMVYSFARVGAALAMRIEDVFVQNRRLWVRLHEKGGKRHEMPCHHNLEEYLIAYIDGCALREDRKGPLFRTIGRGTKRLSNSPLPQASAFQMVRRRASAAKIETAIGNHSFRATGITAYLKNGGTLERAATMANHASTRTTQLYDRRPDDVTLDEVERVLI, via the coding sequence ATGAACCAGCTCGTCGCCCTGCCCTCGCCTGCGTTCGTGCTGCCGACATTGGTCGCCGCAGCCGGCGATCGTGCGCAGCTCCGATTCGTCGAGTTCTTCGCCGTCACCATCCGCAACCCGCATACCCGACGCGCCTACGCGCGGGCTGCGGTCGAGTTTCTGGCATGGTGCGAGGTGCGCGGCGTGGCGTCGATGGCTGAGGTACAACCGCTTCACGTTGCAGCGTGGATCGAGCAGCTCGGGCGCGAGGTGAGCGCGCCGACCGTGAAGCAGCGGCTCGCCGGCGTCCGTCACCTGTTCGACTGGCTGGTAACGGGTCAGGTCATACCGACGAATCCGGCCGCATCCGTGCGTGGACCAGCGCACAGCGTCCGGCGCGGCAAGACACCGGTGCTGGCACCCGACGAGGCGCGGCGGTTGCTCGACGCGATCGATGTTGCCACGCCGGGAGGGCTTCGCGATCGGGCGCTGATAGGGTTGATGGTCTATTCGTTCGCGCGGGTCGGCGCGGCGCTGGCGATGCGCATCGAGGACGTGTTCGTACAGAACCGTCGTTTGTGGGTTCGGCTGCATGAGAAAGGCGGCAAGCGCCACGAGATGCCATGCCATCACAATCTGGAGGAGTATCTGATAGCCTATATCGATGGGTGCGCGCTGCGCGAGGATCGAAAAGGACCGCTGTTCCGCACGATCGGGCGCGGCACCAAGCGATTAAGCAATAGCCCCCTGCCCCAGGCCAGCGCGTTCCAGATGGTTCGTCGCCGTGCCAGCGCGGCCAAGATCGAAACGGCGATCGGCAACCACTCGTTCCGCGCAACTGGGATCACCGCCTATCTGAAAAATGGCGGGACGCTGGAGCGGGCCGCAACAATGGCGAACCACGCCTCCACCCGCACCACCCAACTTTACGACCGCCGACCCGATGACGTGACGCTCGACGAGGTTGAGCGCGTGCTGATCTGA